A region of Nocardioides alkalitolerans DNA encodes the following proteins:
- a CDS encoding fatty acid desaturase — protein sequence MTAAPTEALRPAPAPEPGEESISPNLPLTPSQLEAFGEEMDAIRQRIIASLGEEDASYIRNVVKAQRAFEVAGRALFYLPPAWPLAVASLSISKIIDNMEIGHNVMHGQYDWMGDPGLNSRMFEWDNVCPSEQWKYSHNYIHHTFTNIVGKDRDIGYGILRMDPDQKWHPYYLGNPVYAFLLMIFFEWGVAMHDLEVENIVAGKRKISENAALHRGIMRKVKRQALKDYLLFPALTGPLFPLTLAGNATANLVRNIWAFNIIFCGHFPAGVATFSVEESDEESRGQWYLRQLLGSANITGGPLFHVMSGNLSHQIEHHLFPDLPARRYPEIADEVREICERYGLQYNTGPLHRQLFSVAKKICRYALPDDVAEVPGVSLVQRLLGRRKPAPVAVVPDAA from the coding sequence ATGACCGCCGCCCCCACCGAGGCACTGCGTCCCGCTCCGGCCCCCGAGCCGGGCGAGGAGTCCATCAGCCCCAACCTCCCGCTCACCCCGAGCCAGCTCGAGGCGTTCGGCGAGGAGATGGACGCCATCCGCCAGCGCATCATCGCCAGCCTGGGGGAGGAGGACGCGTCGTACATCCGCAACGTCGTGAAGGCGCAGCGCGCCTTCGAGGTCGCGGGTCGTGCGCTGTTCTACCTGCCGCCCGCCTGGCCGCTCGCCGTGGCCTCGCTCAGCATCTCCAAGATCATCGACAACATGGAGATCGGGCACAACGTCATGCACGGCCAGTACGACTGGATGGGCGACCCCGGCCTCAACTCGCGCATGTTCGAGTGGGACAACGTGTGCCCCTCGGAGCAGTGGAAGTACTCGCACAACTACATCCACCACACGTTCACCAACATCGTCGGCAAGGACCGCGACATCGGGTACGGCATCCTCCGGATGGACCCCGACCAGAAGTGGCACCCGTACTACCTGGGCAACCCGGTCTACGCGTTCCTCCTCATGATCTTCTTCGAGTGGGGCGTGGCGATGCACGACCTCGAGGTCGAGAACATCGTCGCCGGCAAGCGGAAGATCTCCGAGAACGCCGCCCTGCACCGCGGCATCATGCGGAAGGTGAAGCGCCAGGCCCTCAAGGACTACCTGCTGTTCCCGGCGCTGACCGGTCCGCTCTTCCCGCTCACGCTCGCGGGCAACGCGACCGCCAACCTGGTGCGCAACATCTGGGCCTTCAACATCATCTTCTGCGGGCACTTCCCGGCGGGTGTTGCCACCTTCTCGGTCGAGGAGTCCGACGAGGAGTCGCGCGGCCAGTGGTACCTGCGCCAGCTGCTCGGCTCGGCCAACATCACCGGCGGCCCGCTCTTCCACGTGATGAGCGGCAACCTGTCGCACCAGATCGAGCACCACCTGTTCCCCGACCTGCCGGCGCGCCGCTACCCGGAGATCGCGGACGAGGTGCGGGAGATCTGCGAGCGCTACGGCCTGCAGTACAACACCGGTCCGCTGCACCGCCAGCTGTTCAGCGTCGCCAAGAAGATCTGCCGCTACGCGCTGCCCGACGACGTGGCCGAGGTGCCCGGTGTGTCGCTGGTGCAGCGGCTCCTGGGACGCCGCAAGCCGGCCCCGGTTGCCGTAGTGCCGGACGCTGCCTGA
- a CDS encoding bifunctional serine/threonine-protein kinase/ABC transporter substrate-binding protein — protein MLQPGSVVGSYEVGESIGHGGMGVVYRAVHRDLDREVALKVLAPQFSGDEDYRRRFLSEARTLARLESNHIVAIYDAGEHQGSLYLAMQLVTDGDLSSWSRRFGPMPPVMALDLLRQVTTGLATAHDAGVLHRDIKASNVLLRRLPGGATRAYLCDFGIAQTADESHTRTGAVVGTWAYLAPERHRGVPASVSSDLYALGCLLWAMLTGHTPYQGSTEMEVALAHMNAPVPQLPGGSGDVRALNHLLARLLDKDPARRISSAGEVLAEIDRVAAAVRPGGPPLAAGAERTRTASYGGPTGARSDLPAGGPRGPGGPGRPGAPGAPGRAGGAPVRRRRGLVAGALALVLVAGLGVGVWALTSRDDDGDGGGTGDVPFADDTVPGIVEGATLTTTPCDGSTEGLRVTGVLPETGVLAQQAPPVLGGLGLAVSDINDAGGVLGQDVCQDVVDSGDDDTVASLLADGVDTDVVVGPIQSELSDTLPPVLDDEEVVNITPSSWVNDRSGVSRYAFRTIGDMDTMANALVRTMLDRVSSGDDVAFVTADEPFSLRSSAAIESALEEVSMECLLACPGAGQDVPESTTDFTAIAQQVATSGATAVVVNGYLDSSALLVALAATDFDGPVYLSAVSDTDFVDVPADILARTFSVFPAVQSSEDFQARVADWYALDSGGTVPTPFLSAESYDAVVLAALAAVRGGATDGDTIAENMGPVSGSGGGTQCASFRRCAALLEAGEEIVYRGVAVRGPFNEDNDLTEALFSTITFDEAGNAVRGDNQVLGRQR, from the coding sequence GTGCTGCAGCCCGGGAGTGTGGTCGGTAGCTACGAGGTCGGCGAGAGCATCGGTCATGGCGGCATGGGCGTCGTCTACCGGGCCGTCCACCGCGACCTCGACCGCGAGGTCGCCCTGAAGGTGCTGGCCCCGCAGTTCTCCGGTGACGAGGACTACCGGCGGCGGTTCCTGAGCGAGGCGCGCACGCTCGCCCGCCTGGAGTCCAACCACATCGTCGCGATCTACGACGCGGGCGAGCACCAGGGCTCGCTCTACCTGGCGATGCAGCTCGTCACCGACGGCGACCTGTCGTCCTGGTCGCGCCGGTTCGGTCCGATGCCGCCGGTCATGGCGCTCGACCTGCTCCGCCAGGTCACCACGGGGCTGGCGACGGCGCACGACGCCGGGGTGCTCCACCGCGACATCAAGGCCTCCAACGTGCTCCTGCGGCGGCTCCCGGGCGGCGCCACCCGCGCCTACCTCTGCGACTTCGGCATCGCCCAGACCGCCGACGAGTCCCACACCCGCACCGGGGCCGTCGTGGGCACCTGGGCCTACCTCGCGCCCGAGCGGCACCGCGGCGTGCCGGCCTCCGTGAGCAGCGACCTCTACGCGCTGGGTTGCCTGCTGTGGGCCATGCTCACCGGGCACACGCCCTACCAGGGCAGCACCGAGATGGAGGTGGCCCTGGCCCACATGAACGCTCCGGTGCCCCAGCTCCCCGGCGGCTCCGGCGACGTCCGTGCGCTCAACCACCTGCTCGCGCGCCTGCTCGACAAGGACCCGGCCCGGCGGATCTCCTCGGCCGGCGAGGTCCTGGCGGAGATCGACCGGGTCGCGGCCGCCGTCCGCCCCGGCGGGCCGCCGCTCGCCGCCGGCGCCGAGCGGACCCGCACCGCGTCGTACGGCGGCCCGACCGGGGCGAGGAGCGACCTGCCGGCCGGGGGTCCCAGAGGCCCCGGGGGTCCCGGGCGCCCCGGCGCCCCCGGCGCCCCCGGCCGTGCGGGGGGAGCGCCCGTGCGGCGCCGACGTGGCCTGGTCGCGGGTGCGCTCGCGCTCGTCCTCGTCGCCGGCCTGGGCGTGGGCGTCTGGGCGCTGACCTCGCGCGACGACGACGGCGACGGGGGCGGCACGGGGGACGTGCCGTTCGCGGACGACACGGTGCCCGGCATCGTGGAGGGGGCGACCCTCACCACCACCCCGTGCGACGGCTCGACGGAGGGCCTGCGCGTCACCGGCGTGCTGCCGGAGACGGGCGTGCTGGCCCAGCAGGCACCCCCCGTGCTGGGTGGCCTCGGCCTCGCGGTCAGCGACATCAACGACGCGGGCGGCGTGCTCGGGCAGGACGTCTGCCAGGACGTCGTCGACAGCGGCGACGACGACACCGTCGCGTCGCTGCTGGCGGACGGCGTCGACACTGACGTCGTGGTCGGCCCGATCCAGTCGGAGCTCTCGGACACGCTGCCGCCGGTGCTCGACGACGAGGAGGTCGTCAACATCACGCCCTCGTCGTGGGTCAACGACCGCTCGGGGGTCTCGCGCTACGCGTTCCGCACGATCGGCGACATGGACACCATGGCGAACGCGCTGGTGCGCACGATGCTCGACCGGGTCAGCAGCGGTGACGACGTCGCGTTCGTGACGGCCGACGAGCCCTTCTCGCTCCGGTCGAGCGCCGCCATCGAGTCCGCGCTCGAGGAGGTCTCGATGGAGTGCCTCCTCGCCTGTCCGGGCGCCGGCCAGGACGTCCCCGAGTCCACGACCGACTTCACCGCCATCGCGCAGCAGGTGGCGACGTCGGGCGCCACCGCGGTCGTCGTGAACGGCTACCTCGACAGCTCGGCGCTGCTGGTGGCGCTCGCCGCGACCGACTTCGACGGCCCCGTCTACCTCTCGGCCGTCAGCGACACCGACTTCGTCGACGTGCCGGCCGACATCCTCGCGCGGACGTTCTCGGTGTTCCCGGCCGTGCAGTCCTCGGAGGACTTCCAGGCACGCGTCGCCGACTGGTACGCCCTCGACTCCGGCGGCACCGTGCCCACCCCGTTCCTCTCCGCCGAGTCGTACGACGCGGTGGTGCTGGCGGCCCTGGCCGCGGTGCGTGGCGGCGCGACCGACGGCGACACGATCGCCGAGAACATGGGCCCCGTCTCCGGCAGCGGAGGCGGCACCCAGTGCGCCTCCTTCCGCCGGTGCGCGGCCCTGCTGGAGGCCGGCGAGGAGATCGTCTACCGGGGTGTCGCGGTGCGGGGGCCGTTCAACGAGGACAACGACCTGACCGAGGCGTTGTTCAGCACCATCACCTTCGACGAGGCCGGCAACGCGGTGCGCGGCGACAACCAGGTCCTGGGCCGCCAGCGCTGA
- a CDS encoding protein kinase, translating into MLPRPGAEFGSYDVGERIGRGGMGVVYRAVHRDLQREVALKVLSEQFSSDADYRARFLSEARTLARLESPFVVTIHDAGERDSSLFLAMQLVPDGDLAAWLRQYGALPPAMALDLLRQVTSGLLAAHEAGVLHRDIKASNVLLRRLGEGGLRAYLCDFGIAQTEDAGHTRTGGVVGTWAYLAPERHRGVPASVRSDLYALGCLLWVMLTGRTPYEAASEMEVALAHMNAPVPQLPEHGPQERAINDLLRQLMAKDPAQRPASARALLPMLDRVSRSTGGPGPAPARPAVAEAPPSAPAPAGRTASGDLPTQGRRRAEPGPGSAPAHGERRTTSGTGRGRWLLAAGLAGVVLVAGTLVGVLVLGDDDPEGGDGTVPLADVAFADDDQPGVVDADYTVTPCGDAGSATDALRVGGLLPLRSNDSAYRGPTTAGLGLAVSDINAAGGVLGRPVCQSVEEAGDAIDLESGEEGAAELIDQGMSVVVGTTRSEVAEAVVPEFRDAEVPLVAVGAADSELSGISPYFFRTIGDTTTFDAAFAQLAQENTADTVAFVLQRVPDQIEDRDRLRDAVEAAGSTCVWGCDDTELAEDTDFSDDAAAVAASGAETVVVLTEPTSPFMDAYAPAKTGANVLTVGASFQLAVEGYPAFFGTVSALVNGARPSEAFVERLGGWTEATDGPDLTISTLAAETYDAVVLSALAAVRGEATDGVTIAENLRAVAGSEGGTECVTFRRCAALLEGGHEVTYRGVAVDAPIDADNDLESGRFSVLGYDESGEIIPEPIDEIVGTKQEQPDD; encoded by the coding sequence GTGCTGCCGCGACCGGGAGCCGAGTTCGGGAGCTACGACGTCGGCGAGCGCATCGGGCGGGGCGGCATGGGCGTCGTCTACCGCGCGGTCCATCGCGACCTCCAGCGCGAGGTCGCGCTCAAGGTGCTCTCCGAGCAGTTCTCCTCGGACGCCGACTACCGTGCCCGGTTCCTCAGCGAGGCGCGCACGCTCGCCCGCCTCGAGTCCCCCTTCGTCGTCACCATCCACGACGCGGGGGAGCGGGACTCCTCGCTCTTCCTGGCGATGCAGCTCGTCCCCGACGGCGACCTGGCGGCGTGGCTCCGCCAGTACGGCGCGCTGCCGCCCGCGATGGCCCTCGACCTCCTCCGGCAGGTGACCAGCGGACTCCTGGCCGCCCACGAGGCCGGCGTGCTGCACCGGGACATCAAGGCCTCCAACGTGCTGCTGCGCCGGCTGGGGGAGGGCGGCCTCCGGGCCTACCTCTGCGACTTCGGCATCGCGCAGACCGAGGACGCGGGCCACACGCGCACCGGCGGGGTCGTCGGCACCTGGGCCTACCTCGCGCCCGAGCGCCACCGCGGGGTCCCGGCCTCCGTGCGCAGCGACCTCTACGCGCTGGGTTGCCTGCTCTGGGTGATGCTCACCGGGCGCACGCCCTACGAGGCGGCCAGCGAGATGGAGGTCGCGCTCGCCCACATGAACGCGCCCGTGCCGCAGCTGCCCGAGCACGGGCCGCAGGAGCGGGCGATCAACGACCTCCTGCGTCAGCTGATGGCCAAGGACCCCGCCCAGCGCCCCGCCTCCGCCCGGGCGCTGCTGCCGATGCTCGACCGCGTGTCCCGCAGCACGGGCGGGCCGGGTCCCGCCCCCGCGCGCCCCGCGGTCGCCGAGGCCCCACCGTCCGCGCCCGCCCCCGCCGGCCGCACCGCGTCCGGCGACCTGCCGACCCAGGGCCGGCGGCGTGCGGAGCCCGGGCCTGGGTCCGCCCCGGCCCACGGCGAGCGCCGGACCACGTCGGGCACGGGCCGGGGTCGCTGGCTGCTGGCCGCCGGGCTCGCGGGCGTCGTGCTCGTGGCGGGCACCCTCGTGGGGGTGCTGGTCCTCGGCGACGACGACCCGGAGGGCGGCGACGGCACGGTGCCGCTCGCGGACGTCGCGTTCGCCGACGACGACCAGCCCGGGGTCGTCGACGCCGACTACACGGTCACGCCGTGCGGCGACGCCGGCTCCGCCACGGACGCCCTCCGCGTCGGGGGCCTGCTGCCGCTGCGGTCGAACGACTCGGCGTACCGCGGACCGACCACCGCTGGTCTCGGGCTCGCCGTCAGCGACATCAACGCCGCCGGCGGCGTGCTCGGCCGGCCCGTCTGCCAGTCCGTCGAGGAGGCGGGTGACGCCATCGATCTCGAGTCCGGGGAGGAGGGCGCGGCGGAGCTGATCGACCAGGGCATGTCCGTCGTGGTCGGGACGACGCGGTCCGAGGTCGCGGAGGCGGTCGTGCCCGAGTTCCGCGACGCCGAGGTCCCGCTCGTCGCGGTCGGTGCCGCGGACAGCGAGCTGTCGGGGATCTCGCCGTACTTCTTCCGCACGATCGGCGACACCACGACCTTCGACGCCGCGTTCGCGCAGCTGGCCCAGGAGAACACGGCCGACACCGTCGCCTTCGTCCTGCAGCGGGTGCCGGACCAGATCGAGGACCGCGACCGCCTCCGCGATGCCGTGGAGGCGGCCGGCTCCACGTGTGTCTGGGGCTGTGACGACACCGAGCTGGCCGAGGACACCGACTTCTCCGACGACGCGGCGGCGGTGGCCGCGAGCGGTGCCGAGACCGTCGTCGTGCTGACCGAGCCGACGTCGCCGTTCATGGACGCCTACGCCCCGGCCAAGACCGGGGCGAACGTGCTCACCGTCGGTGCCAGCTTCCAGCTGGCGGTCGAGGGGTACCCCGCCTTCTTCGGCACCGTCTCCGCGCTCGTCAACGGCGCCCGGCCGAGCGAGGCGTTCGTGGAGCGGCTCGGCGGCTGGACCGAGGCCACCGACGGGCCTGACCTGACGATCTCGACGCTCGCGGCCGAGACCTACGACGCCGTCGTCTTGTCCGCGCTCGCGGCGGTGCGGGGGGAGGCGACGGACGGCGTCACCATCGCGGAGAACCTACGGGCGGTCGCCGGCAGCGAAGGCGGCACCGAGTGCGTCACCTTCCGGCGCTGCGCGGCGCTGCTCGAGGGCGGTCACGAGGTGACGTACCGCGGGGTGGCCGTCGACGCGCCCATCGACGCGGACAACGACCTCGAGTCGGGCCGGTTCAGCGTGCTGGGCTACGACGAGTCGGGGGAGATCATCCCCGAGCCGATCGACGAGATCGTCGGCACCAAGCAGGAGCAGCCCGACGACTGA
- a CDS encoding DUF6104 family protein yields the protein MYFTDRGIEELEKRRGDEEVTLAWLAEQLQAFVDTHPEFETAVERLATWLARLDDPED from the coding sequence ATGTACTTCACCGACCGCGGCATCGAGGAGCTGGAGAAGCGACGGGGCGACGAGGAGGTCACGCTGGCCTGGCTCGCCGAGCAGCTGCAGGCCTTCGTGGACACCCACCCGGAGTTCGAGACGGCCGTCGAGCGGCTCGCCACGTGGCTGGCGCGGCTGGACGACCCGGAGGACTGA
- a CDS encoding multifunctional oxoglutarate decarboxylase/oxoglutarate dehydrogenase thiamine pyrophosphate-binding subunit/dihydrolipoyllysine-residue succinyltransferase subunit, translated as MPQSPGSPSTSTVDFGANEWLVDEMREQFERDPDSVTPEWKAYFTTGTTHGSNGNGSTPAPSASTASAPAAAPAKAPAEAPAKAPAKAPAKAPEKAPARAAEKASEKAAEKAPAKAPEKSAPTPQSKPRPAGQAPEPGQGGTKPVAKENPVTAAAATSDTPTYTVLRGAPARTVQNMDASLEVPTATSVRAVPVKLLWDNRTVINSHLARARGGKVSFTHLIGYALVRALTTMPEMNVGYEVVDGKPNLVTPAHINLGLAIDIQKGDQRQLLVPSIKAAESMDFAAFWTAYEEIVRKARDSKLTIADFQGTTISLTNPGGIGTVHSVPRLMKGQGAIIGVGAMEYPAEWQGASAEAIARNGISKVMTLTSTYDHRVIQGAQSGEFLKRVHQLLLGADDFYDDIFRALRIPYEPIRWSNDIATSHDDEISKQARILELIHAYRVRGHLMADTDPLEYKQRSHPDLRVETHGLTLWDLDREFATGSFGGEGRRFMKLRDILGILRDSYCRTIGIEYMHIQDPEQRRWIQERVEQPHRKTPRDEQLRILLKLNQAEAFETFLQTKFVGQKRFSLEGGETTVPVLDEICEAAAEASLDEVAIGMAHRGRLNVLANIVGKKYSQIFREFEGNIDPRTVQGSGDVKYHLGAEGEFVAENGDKVKVSVAANPSHLEAVDPVLEGIARAKQDVLNRGDAFPVLPLLVHGDAAFAGQGVVAETLNLSQLRGYRTGGTIHVIVNNQVGFTTSPGSSRSTLYATDVARMVQAPIFHVNGDDPEACIRVARLAFEYRQAFNKDVVIDLVCYRRRGHNEGDDPSFTQPLMYDLIEQKRSVRKLYTESLIGRGDITIEEAEQVLRNYQEQLERVFTEVREATSQPSEWTTVPDYPEKPAGETQTAISLEEMKRVADAYTTPPEGFTVHPKVLPQLQRRAAAIANGPIDWATGEILAFGALLMDGRPVRLAGQDSRRGTFVQRFATMIDRTNADEWTPLSNLTEDQAKFHVYDSLLSEYAALGFEYGYSVARPEALVLWEAQFGDFVNGAQTVIDEFISSSETKWRQRSGVVLLLPHGYEGQGPDHSSARIERFLQMCAESAFVVAQPSTPASYFHLLRQHSLSERHRPLVVFTPKSMLRRKEAASQPDEFTSGTFQPLIGDAEADPAKVSTLLLCSGRVTWDLVVERAKRDNGSSFAIARVEQLYPTPDTAIAEEIAKYPNLQEVRWVQDEPENMGPWPHLQLNSWPLIEKFTVQPVTRKQSSSPSVGTAKRHAEEQKELLARAFS; from the coding sequence GTGCCGCAGTCCCCTGGCAGCCCATCCACATCGACCGTCGACTTCGGAGCCAACGAGTGGCTCGTCGACGAGATGCGTGAGCAGTTCGAGCGTGACCCGGACAGCGTGACCCCGGAGTGGAAGGCGTACTTCACGACGGGCACCACGCACGGCTCGAACGGCAACGGCTCGACCCCCGCCCCGTCCGCCTCGACGGCCTCGGCGCCCGCCGCCGCCCCGGCGAAGGCACCCGCGGAGGCACCCGCGAAGGCACCGGCCAAGGCCCCCGCCAAGGCACCGGAGAAGGCGCCCGCGAGGGCCGCCGAGAAGGCTTCCGAGAAGGCGGCGGAGAAGGCCCCCGCGAAGGCGCCCGAGAAGTCCGCCCCCACCCCGCAGTCCAAGCCGCGCCCCGCGGGCCAGGCCCCCGAGCCCGGCCAGGGCGGCACCAAGCCGGTCGCGAAGGAGAACCCCGTGACTGCCGCAGCGGCCACGTCCGACACCCCGACGTACACGGTGCTCCGCGGCGCCCCGGCCCGCACGGTGCAGAACATGGACGCCTCGCTCGAGGTGCCGACGGCGACCTCCGTGCGCGCCGTCCCCGTGAAGCTCCTGTGGGACAACCGCACCGTCATCAACAGCCACCTCGCCCGCGCCCGCGGCGGCAAGGTGTCCTTCACCCACCTCATCGGCTACGCGCTGGTGCGGGCCCTCACGACCATGCCCGAGATGAACGTCGGCTACGAGGTCGTCGACGGCAAGCCCAACCTGGTCACGCCCGCCCACATCAACCTCGGGCTCGCGATCGACATCCAGAAGGGCGACCAGCGCCAGCTGCTCGTGCCGTCCATCAAGGCCGCCGAGTCGATGGACTTCGCCGCCTTCTGGACGGCCTACGAGGAGATCGTGCGCAAGGCGCGCGACTCCAAGCTGACGATCGCCGACTTCCAGGGCACCACGATCTCGCTGACCAACCCCGGCGGCATCGGCACCGTCCACTCCGTGCCGCGGCTCATGAAGGGCCAGGGCGCCATCATCGGTGTCGGCGCGATGGAGTACCCGGCGGAGTGGCAGGGCGCCTCCGCCGAGGCCATCGCCCGCAACGGCATCAGCAAGGTCATGACGCTGACCTCGACCTACGACCACCGCGTCATCCAGGGTGCGCAGTCGGGCGAGTTCCTCAAGCGCGTGCACCAGCTGCTGCTCGGCGCCGACGACTTCTACGACGACATCTTCCGGGCGCTGCGGATCCCCTACGAGCCGATCCGCTGGAGCAACGACATCGCGACGTCGCACGACGACGAGATCTCGAAGCAGGCGCGCATCCTCGAGCTGATCCACGCCTACCGCGTGCGCGGCCACCTCATGGCCGACACCGACCCGCTGGAGTACAAGCAGCGCAGCCACCCCGACCTGCGGGTCGAGACGCACGGCCTCACCCTGTGGGACCTCGACCGCGAGTTCGCGACCGGGTCCTTCGGTGGCGAGGGTCGCCGCTTCATGAAGCTGCGGGACATCCTCGGCATCCTGCGGGACAGCTACTGCCGCACGATCGGCATCGAGTACATGCACATCCAGGACCCCGAGCAGCGTCGGTGGATCCAGGAGCGCGTGGAGCAGCCGCACCGGAAGACGCCGCGCGACGAGCAGCTCCGGATCCTGCTGAAGCTCAACCAGGCCGAGGCGTTCGAGACCTTCCTGCAGACGAAGTTCGTCGGCCAGAAGCGCTTCAGCCTCGAGGGTGGCGAGACGACCGTCCCCGTGCTCGACGAGATCTGCGAGGCCGCCGCCGAGGCGTCGCTCGACGAGGTCGCGATCGGCATGGCCCACCGCGGCCGCCTCAACGTGCTCGCCAACATCGTCGGCAAGAAGTACAGCCAGATCTTCCGCGAGTTCGAGGGCAACATCGACCCGCGCACCGTGCAGGGCTCCGGCGACGTCAAGTACCACCTGGGCGCCGAGGGCGAGTTCGTCGCCGAGAACGGCGACAAGGTCAAGGTCTCCGTGGCGGCGAACCCGTCGCACCTCGAGGCCGTCGACCCGGTGCTCGAGGGCATCGCGCGCGCCAAGCAGGACGTGCTGAACCGCGGCGACGCGTTCCCGGTGCTCCCCCTCCTCGTGCACGGCGACGCGGCCTTCGCCGGCCAGGGGGTCGTCGCCGAGACGCTCAACCTGTCGCAGCTGCGCGGCTACCGCACGGGCGGCACGATCCACGTGATCGTCAACAACCAGGTCGGGTTCACCACCTCCCCCGGTTCCTCGCGCTCGACCCTGTACGCGACCGACGTCGCGCGCATGGTCCAGGCACCGATCTTCCACGTGAACGGCGACGACCCGGAGGCGTGCATCCGCGTCGCCCGGCTCGCGTTCGAGTACCGCCAGGCCTTCAACAAGGACGTCGTCATCGACCTCGTCTGCTACCGCCGCCGCGGTCACAACGAGGGCGACGACCCGAGCTTCACGCAGCCGCTCATGTACGACCTCATCGAGCAGAAGCGCTCGGTGCGCAAGCTCTACACCGAGTCCCTCATCGGTCGTGGCGACATCACGATCGAGGAGGCCGAGCAGGTCCTGCGGAACTACCAGGAGCAGCTCGAGCGCGTCTTCACCGAGGTGCGGGAGGCGACCAGCCAGCCGTCCGAGTGGACGACGGTCCCCGACTACCCGGAGAAGCCCGCGGGCGAGACGCAGACCGCGATCTCCCTCGAGGAGATGAAGCGGGTCGCCGACGCCTACACGACGCCGCCCGAGGGCTTCACGGTGCACCCGAAGGTGCTGCCGCAGCTGCAGCGTCGCGCCGCGGCGATCGCGAACGGCCCGATCGACTGGGCCACCGGCGAGATCCTCGCCTTCGGCGCCCTGCTCATGGACGGCCGCCCGGTGCGCCTGGCCGGTCAGGACTCGCGTCGCGGCACGTTCGTGCAGCGCTTCGCGACGATGATCGACCGCACCAACGCCGACGAGTGGACGCCGCTGTCGAACCTCACCGAGGACCAGGCGAAGTTCCACGTCTACGACTCGCTGCTCAGCGAGTACGCCGCGCTCGGCTTCGAGTACGGCTACTCCGTCGCGCGTCCCGAGGCGCTGGTGCTGTGGGAGGCGCAGTTCGGCGACTTCGTCAACGGCGCCCAGACGGTCATCGACGAGTTCATCTCCTCCAGCGAGACGAAGTGGCGCCAGCGCTCGGGCGTCGTGCTGCTGCTGCCGCACGGCTACGAGGGCCAGGGCCCCGACCACTCGTCGGCCCGCATCGAGCGCTTCCTGCAGATGTGCGCCGAGAGCGCGTTCGTCGTCGCGCAGCCCTCGACCCCGGCGTCGTACTTCCACCTGCTGCGGCAGCACTCGCTGAGCGAGCGCCACCGGCCGCTGGTGGTCTTCACGCCGAAGTCGATGCTGCGTCGCAAGGAGGCCGCGTCGCAGCCCGACGAGTTCACCTCGGGCACGTTCCAGCCCCTCATCGGCGACGCCGAGGCGGACCCCGCGAAGGTCTCGACCCTGCTGCTCTGCTCGGGTCGCGTCACGTGGGACCTCGTGGTCGAGCGCGCCAAGCGGGACAACGGTTCGTCGTTCGCGATCGCCCGGGTCGAGCAGCTCTACCCGACGCCCGACACGGCCATCGCCGAGGAGATCGCGAAGTACCCGAACCTCCAGGAGGTGCGCTGGGTGCAGGACGAGCCCGAGAACATGGGTCCGTGGCCGCACCTGCAGCTCAACTCGTGGCCGCTCATCGAGAAGTTCACGGTGCAGCCGGTGACGCGCAAGCAGTCGTCGTCCCCCTCGGTCGGCACGGCGAAGCGTCACGCCGAGGAGCAGAAGGAGCTCCTCGCCCGCGCGTTCTCCTGA
- a CDS encoding DUF427 domain-containing protein: protein MRPRPEKPGPGQESVWDYPRPPSLERSTEQVEVWLGGVRIASTDAAWRVLETSHPPTYYLPREAFVDGAVRPAEGTSTCEWKGQAAYFDLVGGTRTAARAAWTYPEPTPRFVDLVGTLAVMPGAVDRCTVDGEEVEPQPGGFYGGWITSRVVGPFKGGPGTWGW from the coding sequence ATGCGTCCTCGCCCCGAGAAGCCCGGTCCCGGTCAGGAGTCGGTCTGGGACTACCCGCGTCCGCCGTCCCTGGAGCGCTCGACCGAACAGGTCGAGGTGTGGCTCGGCGGCGTGCGGATCGCGTCGACCGACGCGGCCTGGCGCGTGCTGGAGACGAGCCACCCGCCGACGTACTACCTGCCGCGCGAGGCCTTCGTCGACGGGGCGGTCCGGCCGGCCGAGGGCACCAGCACCTGCGAGTGGAAGGGACAGGCGGCGTACTTCGACCTCGTCGGCGGCACGCGCACGGCCGCTCGGGCGGCGTGGACCTACCCCGAGCCCACCCCGCGGTTCGTCGACCTCGTGGGCACCCTCGCGGTCATGCCCGGGGCCGTCGACCGCTGCACGGTGGACGGCGAGGAGGTCGAGCCCCAGCCGGGCGGTTTCTACGGCGGCTGGATCACCTCGCGGGTCGTCGGGCCGTTCAAGGGCGGCCCGGGCACCTGGGGGTGGTGA